A DNA window from Adhaeribacter pallidiroseus contains the following coding sequences:
- a CDS encoding helix-turn-helix transcriptional regulator — protein MSRLVPFLKGQYSGKINDIHYLEGLTVGTTIYSPETGTSSLHYHQNPHLSLLLGGGHLEKRTKTEFARLPGDILFCHGGEPHQFITQEFPSKNINLEIDYSFLRHYDISESSIDQAVSKNVNAKFLILKAYREVRTKDSDTETSIQMLLLSLMQESVKITTGIPPKWTVLLMEILQDKWNEPVTLPELASLTQVHPVTISKHFTRYFACTLGEYRRKLKVNKSLALLRNPHLSLTDVALECGFADQSHFIRIFKEMTGWLPKHFKKL, from the coding sequence ATGAGCAGGCTAGTACCTTTCCTGAAAGGACAATACTCCGGAAAAATAAATGATATTCATTACCTAGAAGGCTTGACGGTAGGAACGACGATCTACTCGCCCGAAACCGGCACCAGCTCCCTGCATTACCACCAAAACCCTCACCTGAGTTTGCTGCTGGGAGGAGGACATTTGGAAAAAAGAACCAAAACCGAATTTGCCCGACTACCAGGAGATATCCTGTTTTGCCACGGCGGAGAACCGCATCAATTTATCACCCAAGAATTTCCTTCTAAAAACATCAATCTCGAAATAGATTATTCCTTTTTACGGCACTACGACATCTCCGAAAGTAGCATTGATCAAGCCGTTTCCAAAAACGTAAACGCGAAGTTCTTAATCTTAAAAGCATATCGGGAAGTGCGGACCAAAGACTCCGATACGGAAACTTCCATCCAAATGCTGCTGCTTAGTTTAATGCAAGAATCCGTTAAGATAACAACGGGTATTCCACCTAAATGGACCGTCTTGCTTATGGAAATACTACAGGATAAATGGAACGAACCAGTGACCTTGCCGGAACTTGCTTCCCTCACCCAGGTGCATCCCGTTACCATCTCGAAACATTTTACCAGGTATTTTGCCTGTACCTTGGGAGAGTACAGGCGGAAATTAAAAGTAAACAAAAGCCTTGCTTTATTGCGAAATCCGCATCTTTCGTTAACGGACGTGGCTTTAGAATGTGGCTTTGCCGACCAAAGTCATTTTATCCGCATTTTTAAAGAAATGACGGGTTGGCTGCCGAAGCATTTCAAAAAATTATAG
- a CDS encoding serine hydrolase domain-containing protein, translating into MAIFPPFPTAINEPMKSLLLPVVSCLLALFLFTFSCQGPANLTTRERPVDKNKPLERYVDSLAQALVDNSQIAGIAIGVMRHDSVLLLKSYGYADLEFAVPMPVNASFEIGSITKQFTAVAIMQLVEKGLLSLDDDISKYLQISFPKEAITVRQLLHHTSGIKEVRLGDILYSHYSRDTVLSLIEKARFDFKPGTEMMYNNKGYFLLGLIIEKLTGQTYEEYLTKNLFLKAGMQNSYLSDQEKVIKLRTHGYNNVSKDGKLTRAEQPYFRWTFSAGALSSTVEDLLQWNQALHSSAKILKPETYQELIRVGRLTDGTVLRYAKGLQVFRYKGYSVIGHGGSGSGILCDSRYFPEQKLTIIVLQNTYRRASESDISLPIADRLLPAKKKVTDQFQGDLSLYQGTYKGLFDLNVQVVDSKLVIKRSWQTNGDTLTYVGQQQWALGNDRYSFKIENGQVKEIHWDPISAYIKLKKVK; encoded by the coding sequence ATGGCCATCTTTCCCCCATTTCCAACAGCCATTAATGAACCCATGAAATCGTTACTCCTTCCGGTAGTCTCCTGCCTTTTGGCGCTTTTTCTTTTTACCTTTTCGTGTCAAGGTCCCGCTAATTTAACTACTAGAGAAAGACCCGTAGATAAGAATAAGCCACTGGAAAGATACGTCGATTCCCTGGCGCAGGCCCTGGTAGACAACTCCCAAATAGCCGGCATAGCCATTGGCGTGATGCGCCACGATTCGGTTCTGCTGCTAAAATCGTACGGCTACGCGGACCTGGAATTTGCGGTACCTATGCCGGTGAATGCTTCTTTCGAAATTGGGTCCATAACCAAGCAGTTTACCGCCGTGGCCATTATGCAACTGGTAGAAAAAGGTCTCTTGAGCCTGGATGATGATATTAGCAAATACTTGCAGATTAGCTTTCCCAAAGAAGCAATTACGGTTCGGCAGTTACTGCATCATACTTCCGGTATAAAAGAGGTGCGCTTAGGCGATATCCTTTATAGCCATTACTCGCGTGACACCGTCCTGAGCTTAATTGAAAAAGCTCGCTTCGATTTTAAACCCGGTACCGAGATGATGTACAATAATAAGGGCTATTTCTTACTCGGCTTAATAATTGAAAAACTGACCGGACAAACCTACGAAGAATATCTTACTAAAAACCTTTTTCTAAAAGCTGGCATGCAAAATAGCTACTTATCGGATCAAGAAAAGGTTATTAAATTACGGACGCACGGGTATAACAATGTGAGTAAAGATGGGAAACTAACCCGGGCCGAGCAGCCTTACTTTCGGTGGACTTTTTCAGCCGGCGCTTTATCTTCCACGGTGGAAGATCTGCTCCAATGGAATCAAGCCCTACACAGCAGTGCTAAGATTTTAAAACCGGAGACTTATCAGGAACTGATTCGGGTGGGCCGCTTAACGGATGGCACCGTATTGCGCTATGCCAAAGGATTACAAGTATTCCGGTACAAGGGTTACTCGGTAATTGGCCACGGCGGCTCAGGCAGTGGCATCTTGTGTGATTCCCGCTATTTTCCGGAACAAAAGCTAACTATTATTGTCCTACAAAATACCTACCGCCGGGCCAGTGAATCCGATATATCCTTACCGATTGCTGACCGGTTGCTTCCGGCTAAAAAAAAGGTAACCGACCAGTTTCAGGGTGATCTCTCCCTATATCAAGGAACCTATAAGGGCCTTTTCGATTTGAACGTCCAGGTGGTTGATTCGAAGTTAGTTATAAAAAGAAGCTGGCAGACTAATGGCGACACTCTAACCTATGTTGGCCAGCAGCAATGGGCTTTAGGGAATGATCGGTATTCTTTTAAAATAGAAAACGGGCAGGTAAAAGAGATTCATTGGGATCCTATTTCAGCCTATATTAAATTAAAAAAAGTCAAGTAA
- a CDS encoding helix-turn-helix domain-containing protein, producing the protein MEKLAHVFGRVLYDKRRQQGLTQEQVAERCNLDRKYIYLLEKGRNQPSLGSLFALAAAFEMTPMALIAEVQQRLAEHPTA; encoded by the coding sequence ATGGAGAAACTCGCCCACGTCTTTGGCCGGGTACTGTACGACAAAAGACGGCAACAAGGCTTAACCCAGGAGCAGGTAGCCGAACGCTGTAACCTAGACCGCAAATACATTTACTTGTTAGAGAAAGGCAGGAATCAACCTTCTTTAGGGTCTCTTTTTGCACTTGCGGCCGCCTTCGAGATGACTCCCATGGCTTTAATTGCTGAAGTCCAGCAACGCTTAGCGGAGCATCCCACCGCCTAA
- a CDS encoding helix-turn-helix domain-containing protein, whose product MKNPAEISSFGRHLRKLRQERGYSQQALADEANLAKQTIYRIEKAQFTVTLDVLVSLSEALQMPLKELVDFPRES is encoded by the coding sequence GTGAAGAATCCAGCAGAGATCAGCAGCTTTGGCCGACATCTAAGAAAGTTACGGCAAGAGCGGGGCTACAGTCAACAAGCTTTAGCGGACGAGGCGAATCTAGCCAAACAAACTATTTACCGGATTGAGAAGGCGCAGTTTACCGTTACCCTGGATGTGCTGGTGAGCTTAAGTGAGGCCTTGCAAATGCCTTTGAAAGAATTAGTAGACTTTCCCCGGGAAAGTTAA
- a CDS encoding GIY-YIG nuclease family protein, with amino-acid sequence MRRYTRQNLLKRGRLLAHTYIVYFIFEGDPQSPNFKPLYIGCTGSFYWRMVKHRRKITPKAKIYIKEFTIKAEALQYEKRCIKAWQPALNIKYNTWWQYDLIG; translated from the coding sequence ATGAGAAGATACACCCGGCAGAATTTACTTAAAAGGGGGAGACTGCTGGCCCATACTTACATCGTTTACTTTATCTTTGAAGGCGATCCGCAATCCCCTAACTTCAAGCCCCTTTATATTGGGTGTACCGGATCCTTTTACTGGCGCATGGTGAAGCACCGGCGCAAGATCACGCCTAAAGCCAAAATCTATATTAAAGAGTTTACCATTAAAGCCGAAGCGCTGCAATACGAGAAGCGTTGTATCAAAGCTTGGCAACCGGCCCTTAATATCAAGTATAACACCTGGTGGCAGTACGACTTAATTGGCTAA
- a CDS encoding replication initiation protein → MSNIITVPLKHPNKIITQSNSLINSCFDIPTVQLRAFLYALSHISKDDKELTHVRIPVDVLHASKGGRNYRQVKKLVTELQDIKFKIENTFINKDGIEKRVYRSMVIFPTVDYTEDNRCLITKINGDLAPYLLDLKGNYTQAELERLLNLKTIQAYRIYMFIKQQLYKRKPEPIKYKHLRLMLGLDIEIEEGQPGLFFKQESIITVKTLKYPLFAEFKRRILDTAKAELDNTEMAFDYKIKKKDGMLIQLHLS, encoded by the coding sequence ATGAGTAATATTATAACAGTTCCGCTAAAGCATCCCAACAAAATTATAACTCAAAGTAATAGTTTGATAAACAGTTGCTTTGACATTCCAACTGTTCAACTAAGGGCCTTCTTGTACGCTTTAAGCCACATTAGTAAGGATGATAAAGAATTAACACATGTTAGAATTCCGGTTGATGTGTTACATGCTTCTAAAGGAGGAAGAAATTACAGGCAAGTCAAAAAACTTGTGACTGAATTACAAGATATAAAGTTTAAGATTGAAAATACTTTCATTAATAAGGACGGTATTGAGAAGAGAGTTTATAGAAGCATGGTTATATTTCCAACAGTTGATTATACGGAAGATAATAGGTGTTTAATAACAAAGATAAATGGCGATTTAGCTCCATACCTTTTAGATTTAAAAGGAAACTATACTCAAGCCGAATTAGAAAGATTATTAAACCTCAAAACAATTCAAGCATATAGAATATATATGTTTATAAAACAGCAATTATATAAAAGGAAGCCAGAGCCAATTAAGTATAAGCATCTACGATTGATGTTAGGATTAGATATTGAGATAGAAGAAGGTCAACCTGGCCTGTTTTTTAAACAAGAAAGTATTATAACAGTAAAAACCCTTAAATACCCATTATTTGCTGAATTTAAAAGAAGAATTTTAGATACTGCAAAAGCCGAATTGGATAATACAGAGATGGCTTTTGATTATAAGATAAAAAAAAAGGACGGAATGTTGATACAATTACATTTGAGTTAA
- a CDS encoding ParA family protein, with protein MAKVYAIVNAKGGVAKTTSTINIGYALYKLGKKVLLIDLDAQANLTSTVGVKTNELLNISDALIDGCKITDIVHNVSGVDLVNSGRTLIEREHTISNSVTGAVKLKSLLKKIKDGYDYVLIDCPPSLGIYTVSALVACNSVYIPMVAEPYAWDGLSRLLETISIIKDEEINPSIELGGLFFTNNSKNAQTILGKTIIMEAKKQLGDKVLKTTIRTNVSLNESIAVKKNIYDYAPESNGAKDYMRLTKEIINN; from the coding sequence ATGGCTAAAGTTTATGCAATTGTTAATGCGAAAGGAGGAGTAGCTAAAACTACATCTACCATAAATATTGGTTATGCTCTTTATAAATTGGGAAAAAAAGTTTTGCTCATTGATTTAGATGCTCAGGCAAATTTGACTTCAACAGTAGGTGTTAAAACAAATGAACTGTTGAACATTTCTGATGCTTTAATAGATGGATGTAAAATTACAGATATAGTACATAATGTTAGTGGGGTTGACCTAGTCAATTCTGGTCGTACTCTAATAGAGAGAGAGCATACAATATCAAATTCTGTAACAGGAGCTGTAAAGCTAAAATCTTTATTGAAAAAGATTAAAGATGGATATGATTATGTATTGATAGATTGTCCCCCATCATTAGGAATTTATACAGTATCGGCTTTAGTCGCGTGTAATTCTGTTTATATTCCTATGGTTGCAGAGCCCTATGCTTGGGATGGACTTTCAAGATTATTAGAGACAATATCTATAATAAAAGATGAAGAAATAAATCCAAGCATTGAATTAGGGGGCTTGTTTTTCACAAATAATTCAAAAAATGCTCAAACTATATTAGGTAAAACAATTATTATGGAGGCTAAGAAACAACTGGGTGATAAAGTTTTAAAAACAACTATACGCACCAATGTGTCTTTAAATGAATCTATTGCAGTCAAGAAAAATATATATGATTACGCACCTGAATCTAATGGAGCTAAAGATTATATGAGACTTACTAAAGAGATTATTAATAATTAA
- a CDS encoding SDR family oxidoreductase, whose product MEKIALVVGASGITGSNLAEKLIAQGWTTYGLARNPNTEINNLIPVAADLLSQDSLESAMTDISPTHVFITTWMRQETEAENIRVNSLMVRNLLEVLSPQKSVQHVALVTGLKHYLGPFEAYAKAGTLPVTPVREEHPRLDIENFYYAQEDEVYAAAERDGFTWSIHRPHTVIGKAIGNMMNMGTTLAVYASICQETSRPFRFPGSGAQWNGLSDVTDARILAEQLIWAATTEAAHNQAFNITNGEVFRWNWLWYQLAAWFGVEAAGFDGTIHPLEVELANDGPLWKEMAAKYHLKEPDLNRLASAWHTDLDLGRPIEVMTDMSKSRQLGFLVYQDTRASFFDLFAQLRQEQLIP is encoded by the coding sequence ATGGAAAAGATAGCATTAGTAGTGGGTGCCAGTGGCATTACCGGCAGTAACCTAGCCGAGAAGCTGATAGCCCAAGGATGGACCACTTATGGCCTGGCCCGAAACCCGAATACCGAAATAAACAACTTAATACCCGTAGCGGCCGATTTGTTAAGCCAAGATAGTCTGGAGTCCGCCATGACAGACATTTCGCCTACGCACGTTTTTATTACCACCTGGATGCGCCAAGAGACCGAAGCCGAAAACATCCGGGTGAATAGTTTGATGGTACGTAACCTGCTGGAGGTACTCTCCCCCCAAAAATCGGTGCAGCACGTAGCTTTGGTAACGGGGCTTAAACATTATTTAGGACCATTCGAAGCTTACGCGAAAGCCGGAACCTTACCCGTAACGCCGGTTCGGGAGGAACATCCGCGGTTGGACATTGAAAACTTTTACTACGCCCAGGAAGATGAAGTGTATGCCGCCGCCGAGCGCGATGGTTTTACCTGGAGCATTCATCGCCCGCATACCGTGATTGGCAAAGCAATTGGTAATATGATGAATATGGGCACTACCCTGGCCGTTTATGCCAGTATTTGTCAAGAAACCAGCAGGCCGTTCCGTTTTCCTGGATCTGGCGCTCAATGGAATGGACTGTCGGATGTAACCGATGCCCGCATTCTAGCGGAACAGTTAATCTGGGCCGCTACTACGGAAGCTGCCCATAACCAAGCCTTCAATATCACCAATGGGGAGGTATTTCGTTGGAACTGGCTATGGTACCAACTAGCCGCTTGGTTTGGGGTAGAAGCGGCCGGCTTTGATGGGACCATCCACCCGCTGGAGGTTGAACTTGCTAACGATGGTCCGCTTTGGAAAGAGATGGCTGCCAAATATCACCTGAAGGAACCGGACCTGAACCGATTAGCTTCGGCCTGGCACACCGATTTAGACCTAGGTCGACCGATAGAGGTAATGACGGATATGTCAAAAAGCCGCCAACTAGGCTTTCTGGTTTACCAGGATACCCGCGCGTCCTTTTTTGATTTATTTGCGCAACTCCGGCAAGAGCAACTAATTCCTTAA
- a CDS encoding PAS domain-containing sensor histidine kinase codes for MTLNSTAFTFPLALAEKADLVFFSYDLATKHFTYLNPAFEKVWHTSRQSIRQNPLQLFKTVHSEDKLHVQGAYLDLRNGVLVEPIEFRIQVRHHPVRWISLKALLQEEPEAIMGYCQDITGQKEYTDYLNKFSDKKNAVLNILSHDLAGPLANIESLSYLLAHDLEEGKVQEAQYLLDIIRRSSQQGTLLIQEFLRQEFLEAMGTEVMKRRVDLVATIGTFLEEYQQTQQITGKTFHYLPGKETIYMELDDNKFIQVLNNLISNALKFTPDGGEISITLEEKEATVLIQVTDTGIGIPAQYHSTLFEKFTRARRPGMKGEPSVGLGMSIIKTIVEWHRGQIWFESQENQGTTFYMEIPKS; via the coding sequence ATGACCTTGAATTCTACTGCTTTCACTTTTCCCTTAGCGTTAGCGGAAAAGGCGGATCTCGTGTTTTTTTCTTATGATCTGGCTACGAAGCATTTTACCTATCTGAATCCCGCTTTCGAGAAGGTCTGGCATACGTCTCGCCAAAGCATTCGGCAAAACCCGCTTCAGCTCTTCAAAACGGTGCATTCGGAAGATAAACTCCATGTGCAAGGGGCTTACCTGGATTTACGCAACGGAGTGCTGGTAGAACCCATCGAATTCCGAATTCAGGTACGCCATCATCCCGTCCGCTGGATAAGCCTCAAAGCCCTGCTCCAAGAAGAACCCGAAGCCATTATGGGCTACTGCCAGGATATTACCGGGCAAAAAGAGTATACCGATTACCTTAATAAGTTCTCGGATAAGAAGAATGCCGTGCTCAACATTCTCTCGCATGATTTAGCGGGTCCTTTGGCCAATATTGAGAGTTTATCTTACTTGTTGGCCCATGATTTAGAAGAAGGGAAAGTTCAGGAAGCCCAGTACTTGCTGGATATTATCCGGCGCAGCAGCCAACAAGGAACGCTTTTGATTCAGGAGTTCCTCCGCCAGGAGTTCTTGGAAGCCATGGGAACCGAAGTTATGAAGCGCCGGGTAGACCTGGTCGCCACAATAGGAACCTTCCTGGAGGAATACCAGCAAACCCAGCAGATTACCGGCAAGACCTTTCATTACTTACCCGGTAAGGAAACGATTTATATGGAGCTGGATGATAATAAGTTTATCCAGGTGCTCAATAATTTGATTTCCAATGCCCTGAAGTTTACGCCCGATGGGGGCGAGATAAGTATCACCCTGGAGGAAAAAGAAGCGACGGTACTCATCCAGGTAACGGACACGGGCATTGGTATTCCGGCACAATACCATAGTACCTTGTTCGAGAAGTTCACCCGGGCCCGCCGTCCCGGTATGAAAGGGGAACCTTCGGTGGGATTAGGTATGTCCATTATCAAGACCATTGTGGAATGGCATCGGGGCCAGATCTGGTTCGAAAGCCAGGAAAATCAAGGCACTACTTTTTACATGGAAATACCGAAAAGTTAA
- a CDS encoding response regulator: MTRIASALLVDDDDTANYLHKRLFQKLEVAEKLLVAHNGLEALQLLQANCPGLDCPQLILLDINMPIMDGFEFLKAYEQLELAQRQSVIIIMLTTSLNPQDIEKVEQANITGLLNKPLTEAALKSILAEHFEA; the protein is encoded by the coding sequence ATGACTAGAATTGCTAGTGCCTTGCTGGTGGATGATGATGATACGGCTAATTATCTGCATAAACGGCTTTTTCAAAAATTAGAAGTGGCCGAAAAGCTGCTGGTAGCCCATAACGGGTTAGAGGCGCTACAACTCCTGCAGGCAAACTGTCCCGGTTTGGACTGCCCCCAATTAATTTTATTGGATATAAATATGCCGATTATGGATGGCTTTGAGTTCTTGAAAGCTTATGAGCAATTAGAGCTGGCGCAGCGGCAATCAGTCATCATCATTATGTTGACTACTTCTTTAAATCCGCAAGACATTGAAAAAGTAGAACAAGCTAATATTACGGGACTGTTGAATAAGCCTTTAACCGAGGCGGCTTTAAAAAGCATTCTAGCCGAGCACTTTGAGGCCTAG
- a CDS encoding PAS domain-containing protein — MSLKLDKSKLQVFETVPDLYLILSPDLIILNASNAYLEATFTLREQLTGKHIFEAFPDNPEHVDADGVSKVRSSLEYVLKHKTPHQMEVQRYDVPRPAHLGTGFEEKFWYPIHTPVLNATQEVEYIIQKVVDITKEVQREAEYKSFVKKSAQQIEQAVSSKNQIQVEREKLYSLFMQAPAIIAVLTGPDHVFELANPRFRELVGIDRPLIGKRVREALPEIEGQGFFELLDQVYGTGIPFRGTETPVRLDALNTGQLEQRYFDFIYQPLRNDSGEMQGILAFLVDVTEKVAARQRAAALQAELLANAQKLIQERETYYQVFEQTPAAICIQRGPEHRFEYFNAAYQLLFPDRELQGQPVAEALPETVIGGFVALLDQVYQTGETYFGYERPLTIIQPDGSRGEEIYFTFTYQAYRENGQIVGISTFAYNVTQQVHERQQAAQMAADLKLVAANAPVFIFRTDATGHITYVNDSLLEWSGLRINPNQLDQVWDMVHPDDLPELNQSFTQALRAGQPWESPVYRIRRRDGEYRWSITRTQPYFTPDQKLVGYSGVNVEIHAQIELQQQLTRTNVDLDNFIYTASHDLKAPILNIEGLLEALQYQLPAESLLAEDVQVTLDLMQNSVQRFKRTIGHLTEVTKLQKENNAAAIPIHLPALLTEVQLDLAHLIQASQAQIEVAVDDCPTIQFSAKNLRSIVYNLLSNALKYRSPLRVPFIRVHCRETAEYQVLSVTDNGLGMDLTGNNKLFSMFQRLHTHVEGSGIGLYMVKKIIENAGGKIQVQSAVDQGSTFQVYFRRNKEQVQ, encoded by the coding sequence ATGTCATTAAAATTAGACAAATCGAAACTACAGGTTTTCGAGACCGTTCCCGATCTATACTTAATTCTTTCCCCAGATCTGATAATCCTGAATGCCAGCAACGCTTATTTAGAAGCCACTTTTACTTTGCGGGAACAGCTTACCGGCAAACATATTTTTGAGGCCTTTCCGGATAATCCGGAGCATGTGGATGCGGATGGGGTTTCCAAAGTCAGATCATCCTTAGAGTACGTATTAAAACATAAAACACCCCACCAGATGGAGGTGCAGCGGTATGATGTTCCGCGGCCGGCCCATTTGGGGACCGGCTTTGAAGAGAAATTCTGGTATCCCATTCATACCCCTGTCTTAAATGCCACTCAGGAAGTGGAGTATATTATCCAGAAGGTAGTAGATATCACCAAAGAGGTTCAAAGAGAGGCAGAATATAAAAGTTTCGTTAAAAAATCTGCTCAGCAAATAGAACAAGCGGTTTCTTCTAAAAATCAGATACAAGTTGAAAGAGAAAAGCTTTATTCCTTGTTTATGCAGGCGCCGGCTATTATTGCCGTTTTGACCGGACCCGATCATGTTTTTGAACTTGCCAATCCTCGATTTAGGGAGTTGGTGGGGATTGATCGACCGCTAATCGGTAAACGCGTGCGGGAGGCCTTACCGGAAATAGAAGGGCAAGGATTTTTCGAACTTTTGGACCAAGTGTATGGTACCGGCATTCCTTTTCGAGGCACGGAAACACCCGTGCGGCTTGATGCCCTAAACACGGGGCAACTGGAACAACGGTACTTTGATTTTATCTACCAGCCCTTGCGGAATGACTCCGGCGAAATGCAAGGTATTCTGGCCTTTCTTGTGGACGTTACCGAGAAGGTAGCCGCCCGGCAGCGAGCCGCCGCCTTACAGGCCGAATTACTGGCCAATGCTCAAAAGTTAATTCAGGAACGTGAAACCTACTACCAGGTTTTTGAGCAAACGCCGGCCGCCATCTGCATCCAACGGGGACCAGAACACCGGTTTGAATACTTTAACGCCGCTTATCAGCTACTTTTCCCGGACCGGGAGCTGCAAGGTCAGCCCGTAGCGGAAGCTTTGCCCGAAACCGTGATCGGGGGGTTTGTCGCTTTGCTGGATCAGGTGTACCAAACCGGGGAAACGTACTTTGGTTACGAAAGGCCTTTGACCATTATCCAACCGGATGGTAGCAGAGGGGAAGAGATTTATTTTACTTTTACTTACCAGGCTTACCGGGAAAACGGGCAGATTGTGGGCATTTCTACTTTCGCCTACAACGTGACCCAGCAAGTACACGAACGGCAGCAAGCCGCCCAAATGGCCGCCGATCTCAAGCTGGTGGCTGCGAACGCACCCGTATTTATTTTCCGGACCGATGCCACGGGGCACATTACTTACGTCAATGATTCTTTGTTAGAGTGGAGCGGCTTGCGGATTAACCCGAACCAATTAGACCAAGTTTGGGATATGGTGCACCCCGATGATTTACCAGAGTTAAATCAATCTTTTACGCAGGCTCTCCGGGCGGGTCAACCTTGGGAAAGCCCCGTATACCGGATTCGGCGCCGGGATGGGGAATACCGGTGGTCCATCACCCGGACACAACCCTATTTCACCCCCGACCAAAAGCTAGTCGGTTATAGCGGCGTTAACGTGGAGATTCACGCGCAAATAGAACTGCAACAGCAGCTTACGCGCACCAACGTGGATTTAGATAATTTTATTTACACGGCCTCGCACGATTTAAAAGCGCCCATTCTCAACATCGAAGGCTTACTGGAGGCTTTACAATATCAATTACCAGCCGAGAGTCTACTGGCCGAAGATGTTCAGGTTACGCTGGATCTGATGCAGAATTCCGTACAGCGCTTTAAACGCACCATCGGCCATTTAACCGAGGTCACGAAGCTGCAAAAGGAAAATAACGCGGCAGCTATCCCCATTCATTTGCCCGCCCTCCTAACCGAAGTGCAGCTCGATTTAGCCCACCTGATTCAAGCTTCTCAGGCGCAGATTGAAGTAGCGGTAGACGACTGCCCTACGATTCAATTCTCGGCCAAGAATTTACGCAGTATTGTTTATAATTTACTTTCCAACGCCCTGAAGTACCGCTCACCGTTACGAGTGCCCTTCATCCGGGTACATTGCCGGGAGACGGCGGAATATCAGGTACTTTCCGTCACGGATAATGGTCTAGGGATGGATTTAACCGGCAATAACAAACTATTTTCCATGTTCCAGCGGTTACATACCCACGTGGAAGGATCCGGGATTGGCTTATACATGGTCAAGAAAATAATTGAAAATGCCGGCGGTAAAATCCAAGTGCAGAGTGCCGTCGACCAGGGCTCTACCTTCCAGGTCTATTTTCGGCGGAATAAGGAACAAGTTCAATAG
- a CDS encoding helix-turn-helix domain-containing protein codes for MKEMDKKSWIATQSNPNNKGKDSPLTAIVPPHISDEPYTDQDPAYGNKKKTLLEAFTTTEKQLMPDKPKEKTTPLNAIIDNRFKKGTPEREDFEYEKSLVVLGAKIKELRKEKNLSQAELGEKVQVTRSQIAKIENAYHNFTFATITKVFNALDANITFQIQPREPEE; via the coding sequence ATGAAGGAAATGGATAAGAAAAGCTGGATCGCAACTCAATCCAACCCTAATAACAAGGGCAAAGATAGTCCGCTAACAGCGATTGTACCACCTCACATATCGGATGAACCATATACTGATCAAGATCCGGCATATGGCAATAAAAAGAAGACTCTACTGGAAGCTTTTACAACAACTGAAAAACAACTAATGCCTGATAAACCAAAAGAAAAAACCACTCCTTTAAATGCAATAATAGATAATCGATTTAAGAAGGGCACACCGGAACGAGAAGACTTTGAATATGAGAAGTCTCTGGTAGTCCTGGGCGCGAAAATTAAGGAATTAAGAAAAGAGAAGAATTTATCACAAGCAGAATTGGGCGAAAAGGTTCAAGTAACTAGATCTCAAATCGCCAAAATAGAAAATGCATACCACAATTTCACCTTTGCCACTATAACTAAGGTTTTTAATGCTTTAGATGCAAATATTACTTTCCAAATACAACCAAGAGAACCGGAAGAATAA
- a CDS encoding GIY-YIG nuclease family protein: protein MATLAQLRLQDWYSFQMEMNRYTRKHLLKRWRGVKQKHYVYFIFHQVPSTPLVRPVYIGCTSSLYWRLVKHSSKITENAQVYFKEYTTREEALQHEKRCIKLWKPRMNIKYSNWWQMELLD from the coding sequence ATGGCTACATTAGCTCAACTCCGCCTGCAGGATTGGTACTCCTTCCAAATGGAAATGAACCGTTACACCCGTAAGCACTTACTAAAGAGATGGCGGGGTGTTAAGCAGAAGCACTACGTTTATTTCATCTTTCATCAAGTGCCAAGTACCCCACTGGTCCGGCCGGTCTACATTGGTTGCACCAGCTCCTTGTACTGGCGACTGGTTAAACACTCCAGTAAGATCACAGAAAACGCTCAGGTCTACTTCAAGGAATATACAACCAGAGAAGAAGCGCTCCAGCACGAAAAACGCTGCATTAAACTTTGGAAGCCACGGATGAATATAAAGTATTCGAACTGGTGGCAAATGGAGCTATTAGATTAA